ATCGTTGAGCACCGCCGCGGCGTGCACCAGCGCGGCGCCACCGCCGACGATGATGCCCTCCGCGACCGCCGCGCGGGTGGCCGAGACGGCGTCCTCGATGCGGTGCTTCTTCTCCTTCAGCTCCACCTCGGTGGCCGCGCCGACCTTGATCACGCAGACACCACCGGCGAGCTTCGCCAGCCGCTCCTGCAGCTTCTCCTTGTCCCAGTCCGAGTCGGTGTTCTCGATCTCGGCGTTGATCTGGGCGATTCGGGCGGCCACCTCCTGGGCGTCACCGAGGCCGTCGATGATGGTGGTGTCGTCCTTGGTGACCACCACGCGCCGGGCGGTGCCGAGCACCTCGAGGCCGACCTGGTCGATCTTCAGACCCAGTTCCGGACTGATCACCTGGGCCCCGGTCAGCACGGCGATGTCCTCGAGCATCGCCTTGCGGCGGTCGCCGAAGCCGGGTGCCTTGACGGCCACCGAGCTGAACGTGCCGCGGATCTTGTTGACCACCAGCGTGGACAGTGCCTCGCCGTCCACGTCCTCGGCGATGACCAGCAGCGACTTACCCGCGCCGATGACCTTCTCCAGGATCGGCACCAGATCGGAGATCGAGGAGATCTTGCCCGCGTTGAGCAGGATCAGCGGGTCGTCAAGCACGGTCTCCATGCGCTCGGCGTCGGTGACGAAGTACGGCGAGATGTAGCCCTTGTCGAACTGCATGCCCTCCGTGAACTCCAGCTCGAGGCCCATGGTGTTGGACTCCTCGACGGTGATCA
This DNA window, taken from Sporichthyaceae bacterium, encodes the following:
- the groL gene encoding chaperonin GroEL (60 kDa chaperone family; promotes refolding of misfolded polypeptides especially under stressful conditions; forms two stacked rings of heptamers to form a barrel-shaped 14mer; ends can be capped by GroES; misfolded proteins enter the barrel where they are refolded when GroES binds) produces the protein DVAGDGTTTATVLAQAMVHEGIRAVAAGVNPMSLKRGIDAATEAVGLQLQHAAREVETRDDMASVATISAQDAGVGGLIADAFDRVGKDGVITVEESNTMGLELEFTEGMQFDKGYISPYFVTDAERMETVLDDPLILLNAGKISSISDLVPILEKVIGAGKSLLVIAEDVDGEALSTLVVNKIRGTFSSVAVKAPGFGDRRKAMLEDIAVLTGAQVISPELGLKIDQVGLEVLGTARRVVVTKDDTTIIDGLGDAQEVAARIAQINAEIENTDSDWDKEKLQERLAKLAGGVCVIKVGAATEVELKEKKHRIEDAVSATRAAVAEGIIVGGGAALVHAAAVLNDGLGLEGDEAIGVQVVRKAVDEPLRWIAENAGYEGYVVVANVRESGKGFNAATGEYGDLMAQGVIDPVRVTRSALANAGSIAGMLLTTETLVVEKPAEEKPAAGGGHGHGHGH